The sequence AACTGAGCTGTCACCTCGCTGGCATAGATTGGCAGTTGAGGAAAAGCCTTATGCAGCGCCAGAAAACCTCTGGCGTGGTCTGGGTGAGCGTGGCTGCACAGCACTAAGTCTGCTGGCAGTGCTTGCTTTGAATTTGTTTGTAGCGGGGTAATGTTATCCATACCGCAGTCGAGCATGATGCGATATGGCCCCATCCGCACGAGCAGACAGACGCCTTCGTCCTCATGATTAACGCTGTAGGGTAAGCATTCTAGGTCGATCACGATGCTCCCTTGAAAACAGTTTTGAGTGTTGAGTTTTAAGTTTTGAGTTAAAGAAGTTGGCGACTCAAAACTCAAAACTCAAAATTCATAACTTTCGCTTAGTGGGCTGAACCGTTACCGTGATAGTTGTCTGAATCGTAAAATCCATTTTTGGTGCCGAAGAACAAGCTCGCCACGATAAAGACAATAGTCAACCCCATTAAAATTAGTTTGATGTCCATCGATATGAAACCTCAAATTGGATGACGGCGGTGGGTGAAATTTTAGCAAATACTGTATGGAACAACAACTGGCTGGCGTCGGGCGTCGGGCGTCGGGGTTAGGGGTTAGGGAAGAGGGAACAGGGAGAGCGGAGGAGCTTATGGAGAGGGAAGAGGAGGACTTTTAGCTTTTGACTTTTGACTTTTGACTTTTGACTTCCCTTGGCTCCTGCACTGGGATTGTGCAATTAATCTTCTGGGAGTAGCATATACTTACTGGCGTCGTCAGCTCAGAGTCGATACCAGTGTTGAATTCAGTGAATCAGTTTCATGGACCCAAGTCCATCCAGTCACAGTATTACGCTCCTCTAGCCTGGTGAGCCAGTCTCCCTGGATAGGGGAGATTGGGAGGTTTTATGCTCACTCAGGAAGGACGTGTTGCACTATCGGATATTGCCGATTTAAATCAACTCAAGTTTGAACTAAATCGCATACCGGCTGTTGATGTAGGAGATTACATTGCAGAACTGCTACCAGAACGGCGAGCGATCGCATTTCGTCTGCTCAAAAAAGACCACGCGATCGATGTCTTTGAATATCTACCGCCAGAAGTGCAGGAAGAACTGATTAATTCCCTGCACAACGCCCATGTTTGTCAAATTGTGGGTTCAATGCGACCGGATGACCGGGCAGAATTATTTGACGAACTGCCAGCTGGGGTAGTAAAGCGGCTGGTACAGCAACTGAACGCGGAAGAAAGACGGGCGACGGCGACAATTCTGGGGTATCCGGAAGGAACTGCCGGTCGGGTGATGACGACGGAATACGTCCGGTTGCGGGAGGGATTGACGGTTGGGGAAGCCCTCCACAAAATTCGTTTGAGCGATGAAGATAAGGAAACAATATACTACGCTTACGTCACGGATGACAACCGCAAATTGCTGAAGGTGGTTTCGCTGCGGCAGTTGCTGTTTACGTTTCCGGATGTATTGGTAGGCGATATTGCTAGCGATCGCGTCGTCAGAGTCCGCACGGATACACCGCAGGAAGAAGTAGCGCAACTGATGAAGCGTTATGACTTGATCGCCGCGCCGGTGGTCGATCGGGAAGATAGATTGGTCGGAATTGTCACCATTGATGATGTTGTAGACATTTTAGAAGAAGAAGCAACTGAGGATATTCAGAAACTGGCGGGGGTCAGCGGCGGTGACGAAGCGGCGTGGTCTCCTCCGCTGGTGACCCTTCGCAAGCGTCTGCCGTGGCTGCTGATCAATATCGGTCTGTATATTGCCGCCGCAAGTGCGATCGCGCCTTTCCAACACGTTATTTCATCTGTTACCGTCTTGGCAGTAATTATGCCGATTTTGGCAAACAGCAGCGGCAATGTGGGCTTTCAGGTTTTATCGGTGACAGTACGAGGACTTGGTGTGGGTGAAATTACTCCCCAAGATACTCTGGCTATTTTGCGGAAGGAAATTTTGGCAGCATTGGGTACTGCGATAGCATTGGCGCTTTCTTTAGGTACTCTTTCGTTGATTTGGTCTCCCCCTCATCAGCGATGGGTATCCTCGATCGCCGGACTGGTCATGGCTATTAACGTGTTGATCGCTGCCACCTTGGGAACGCTGTTGCCAATGGGATTGAAGCGATTGAATCTCGACCCTGCTTTGATCAGTGGGCCATTGCTTACTACGTCGCTGGATACGATCGGATTCTTAACTTTTCTAACCTTAATTTCATCAGCTTTGAAATTTTTTAATGGCTAGATTTTTAATTGCTAGCAGCTAATGGCTAATTATTACAGTTGATTGTTTATTTTTGATGTTATAAATGTACACTATGAACTGGTAAACGATCGCCATTAGCTATTCTGGATTCAGGGCTATGTTAATGAGTTTAAATAATTCCTTAGCTGTGTATGGTTTCGGTAAAAACCCTTTGACGCTGGTGCCTGTAATGGCGGTGAGCGTTTCGTTAGACGCGAGTCCGCTCATAACGATAATTTTGACAGCCGGGTTGATTTTTTGCAATGTTCTGATCGTTGTTAAACCATCCATATTTGGCATCATCATATCTAACAATACCAAAGCAATCTCGTGTTTGTTCTGTACGTAAAGCGCGATACCTTCTATGCCATCAGCGGCAAAAATAACCTTGTAGCCGGATGTCTCCAGAGAGATTTTAGCGACCTCGCGAATCGCAGCTTCATCTTCAACAATCAGAATTAATTCTCCATTTCCTCTCATAATTTCCAACTCTTCCACTGGCTGGGTTTGATTTTCAAAAGCTGCGGGTAAGTACACATTAAATCTAGTTCCATTTCCTACCTCGCTGTAGACATTCATAAAACCGCCGTGGCTTTTGATAATACCTCTTACCGTAGATAAACCAAGCCCCGTACCTTTGCCAAATTCTTTAGTAGTAAAAAACGGCTCAAAAATTCTATCTACTATTTCTGCTGGCATACCCGTTCCCGTATCGGAGACGGTAATTGCAACGTAGTGTCCAACGGAGGCGTCAATGTTCATCGCGGCATAATTTCGATCGATGTAGCGATTTTCGGCAATCATACTCAAC comes from Aerosakkonema funiforme FACHB-1375 and encodes:
- the mgtE gene encoding magnesium transporter is translated as MLTQEGRVALSDIADLNQLKFELNRIPAVDVGDYIAELLPERRAIAFRLLKKDHAIDVFEYLPPEVQEELINSLHNAHVCQIVGSMRPDDRAELFDELPAGVVKRLVQQLNAEERRATATILGYPEGTAGRVMTTEYVRLREGLTVGEALHKIRLSDEDKETIYYAYVTDDNRKLLKVVSLRQLLFTFPDVLVGDIASDRVVRVRTDTPQEEVAQLMKRYDLIAAPVVDREDRLVGIVTIDDVVDILEEEATEDIQKLAGVSGGDEAAWSPPLVTLRKRLPWLLINIGLYIAAASAIAPFQHVISSVTVLAVIMPILANSSGNVGFQVLSVTVRGLGVGEITPQDTLAILRKEILAALGTAIALALSLGTLSLIWSPPHQRWVSSIAGLVMAINVLIAATLGTLLPMGLKRLNLDPALISGPLLTTSLDTIGFLTFLTLISSALKFFNG